The following are encoded in a window of Onthophagus taurus isolate NC chromosome 3, IU_Otau_3.0, whole genome shotgun sequence genomic DNA:
- the LOC111429044 gene encoding transmembrane emp24 domain-containing protein eca, which translates to MKLWEGLSFLILSTFILNVDALYFHIGETERKCFIEEIPDETKVIVNYKVELYDPKSGGFMPSTPGIGMHVEVRDPDDKMLLSRVYSSEGQISFTSHTPGEHVICMYSNSTAWFSGSQLRVHLDIQVGEHAINYGDVVQKEKLTELQLRIRQLLDQVEQITKEQNYQRFREERFRQTSESTNSRVFYWSIAQIVVLLGMGFWQTRHLKKFFEAKKLV; encoded by the exons atgAAGCTTTGGGAAGGTTTAAGCTTTTTAATCCTTTCAACGTTCATCTTAAACGTTGATGCTTTATATTTCCATATTGGAGAAACAGAGCGGAAATGCTTTATAGAAGAAATCCCGGATGAAACGAAAGTTATAg tgaattatAAAGTTGAATTATACGATCCAAAAAGCGGTGGTTTTATGCCATCAACACCTGGAATTGGGATGCATGTGGAAGTTCGTGACCCAGATGATAAAATGTTGCTGTCCCGTGTTTATAGTTCCGAGGGACAAATCTCATTCACCTCGCATACGCCTGGCGAACACGTTATCTGCATGTACTCTAATAGTACCGCTTGGTTTAGCGGCTCCCAATTAAGGGTTCATCTTGATATTCAAGTTGGTGAACATGCAATTAATTATGGAGATGTTGTCCAGAAGGAAAAGTTGACGGAATTGCAGTTAAGAATACGTCAATTACTTGATCAAGTAGAACAGATTACAAAGGAACAAAATTATCAACGG TTTCGGGAGGAAAGGTTTAGGCAGACGAGTGAAAGCACTAATTCAAGAGTGTTTTATTGGTCCATTGCTCAAATTGTTGTTTTGTTAGGTATGGGCTTCTGGCAAACTAGGCATCTGAAGAAATTCTTTGAAGCTAAAAAATtagtttga
- the LOC111429056 gene encoding uncharacterized protein — protein MRRYEKGESSKKTNPTTSDENERPLKKAKYVWQLKGKYHLKDKYSSQNEISTSKSNENVNKINQSPVKPVLTEKSDDKCTKCINSLIAHSNNFLRDDSSDHEDIPITMVRPRRENHDDFLQKWQARQVAKSFIDNTINTILEQWKLAPTEANDFVENNCDSGQVEDEGIMMAIQSHGLQSNNSRHNTRNYFDSCENISDYQQESTENYQNKQFEGVDELNGVSNTVETDQVEFLSTAVTMAIQNKGLSSYSYG, from the coding sequence atgaggCGATATGAAAAAGGGGAATCCTCAAAAAAAACGAATCCAACGACTTCGGATGAAAATGAACGTCCTTTAAAAAAAGCTAAATATGTATGGCAATTGAAAGGGAAGTatcatttaaaagataaatactCCTCtcaaaatgaaatttccaCCTCGAAATCAAACGAAaacgttaataaaataaatcaatctcCCGTTAAGCCGGTTTTAACCGAAAAATCCGACGATAAATGCACAAAATGCATCAATAGTTTAATCGCTCattcaaataattttctacGAGATGATTCAAGCGACCACGAAGACATTCCAATTACGATGGTTCGACCACGGCGTGAAAATCACGatgattttttacaaaaatggcAAGCAAGACAGGTTGCTAAAAGTTTTATCGATAATACGATCAATACTATTTTGGAGCAGTGGAAATTAGCACCTACAGAAGCaaatgattttgttgaaaataattgtgATAGCGGTCAGGTGGAAGATGAAGGGATAATGATGGCGATTCAATCGCATGGGTTGCAATCCAACAATTCAAGGCACAATACACGAAACTATTTTGATTCATGTGAAAATATAAGTGATTATCAACAGGAATCAAcagaaaattatcaaaataagCAATTTGAGGGGGTTGATGAATTAAACGGGGTTAGTAATACCGTTGAAACCGATCAAGTTGAGTTTTTAAGCACAGCCGTTACAATGGCAATACAAAATAAAGGGTTATCTTCTTAtagttatggataa
- the LOC111429054 gene encoding cathepsin K-like produces MNFYFVFLLFFYLTPTRSQFGFKPLNPISTLTNAATNAVKNLPLSPEDLITLNSEWTKHLNVASYANPAELAKRKDIFTKNFQLVTQHAKDFVSGKSSFDLKLTDLADLVLDEFNKFFNGYASRPKKSNTQKPDKIETATTDQLPENVDWRQKGAVTPVKSQEKCASCYAFSAAGALEGHNFIKSNTLKELSPQNIMDCAKANYSIWGCGGGYVDDSFSYVKDNGINILGEYPFEAKDGQCRFDSKTSAASAKGYALIPPGDEKALMEAVAKKGPVSVAINAGLNTMQLYSRGVYYDKDCKNGEDDVNHAVLVVGYGVENGEKYWLIKNSYGTNWGEDGYLKLAKDKGNHCGVATSAFYPIV; encoded by the exons at GAATTtctattttgtatttttattatttttctatttaactCCAACCCGATCCCAATTTGGTTTCAAACCACTTAATCCCATATCGACTTTGACGAATGCAGCTACCAATGCCGTTAAAAACCTCCCGTTATCGCCAGAAGATTTAATAACACTTAATTCTGAGTGGACGAAGCATCTAAATGTCGCATCTTATGCGAACCCTGCAGAACTCGCCAAACGCAAAgatatttttactaaaaatttcCAATTGGTTACTCAACACGCAAAGGATTTCGTTAGTGGCAAAAGTTCGTTTGATTTAAAACTCACAGATCTCGCCGATTTAGTACTCGATGaatttaacaaattcttcAACGGATACGCAAGCCGACCGAAAAAATCAAACACACAAAAACCggataaaattgaaactgCAACAACCGATCAATTACCCGAAAACGTTGATTGGAGGCAAAAAGGGGCCGTTACTCCCGTTAAAAGTCAAGAAAAATGTGCTTCATGCTATGCGTTTAGTGCT GCTGGTGCACTTGAAGGccataattttataaaatctaacaCCTTAAAAGAACTTAGCCCGCAGAACATAATGGATTGCGCAAAAGCTAATTACTCAATTTGGGGTTGTGGCGGAGGTTATGTGGATGATTCTTTCAGTTACGTTAAGGATAACGGAATAAATATCTTGGGGGAATATCCGTTTGAAGCAAAAGATGGGCAATGTAGGTTTGATTCGAAAACTAGTGCCGCATCAGCaaaag gatATGCGTTAATACCGCCAGGTGATGAGAAAGCTTTGATGGAAGCTGTGGCGAAAAAAGGTCCAGTAAGCGTAGCCATTAACGCCGGATTAAATACCATGCAATTGTACTCTCGCGGAGTTTATTATGACAAAGACTGTAAAAATGGCGAGGATGACGTGAATCATGCCGTTTTGGTTGTTGGCTACGGAGTGGAAAACGGCGAAAAGTATTGGTTGATTAAGAATTCGTACGGTACTAATTGGGGTGAAGATGGTTATTTGAAATTGGCTAAAGATAAAGGAAATCATTGCGGAGTTGCTACTTCTGCTTTTTATCCGATCGTTTAA
- the LOC111429055 gene encoding F-box only protein 6-like, translating to MINFIKHTLLERFMESPRYEYEQLNGRVLSNSIIPDDLISKIFEYLPRKDILKARLVCKNWDTLSVETIHHLYQTRFHKSTENLSLRYLIIRLYGNVFNRNLLQNVNGETKFKHWKILWNDGDKFKIENPPSGSPPLPDAPEFKGHTSCFATSYRPCEKIQVVDTSGDDDVGFVMKHRVTVHASEWVCARFDCGAAYWVKLSLKGKDGTVQEVVGEHREEQWCNPEWKKIVLDIDSNSANVESIEFRHCGQDTQFWAGHYGMKMAGAVVKLIPID from the exons Atgataaactttattaaa CATACTTTATTGGAACGTTTTATGGAGTCTCCCCGATACGAATACGAACAATTAAATGGTCGCGTTTTATCGAATTCGATAATCCCCGACGATCtaatttcgaaaatatttgaatacCTCCCgcggaaagatattttaaaagcaCGTTTGGTTTGCAAAAATTGGGACACACTCTCCGTCGAAACTATTCACCATTTATATCAAACCAGATTTCACAAATCCACCGAAAACTTATCGCTACGTTACTTAATTATTCGCTTATATGGAAATGTGTTCAATCGAAACTTACTTCAAAATGTTAATGgcgaaacaaaatttaaacattggAAAATATTATGGAACGATggcgataaatttaaaatagaaaatccACCGTCGGGGTCACCACCGCTTCCTGATGCACCTGAATTTAAAGGACACACATCGTGTTTTGCTACTTCGTATAGACCATGTGAAAAAATCCAGGTTGTTGATACATCTGGTGATGATGATGTGGGATTTGTAATGAAACATAGGGTCACTGTGCATGCTTCAGAGTGGGTTTGTGCTAGGTTTGATTGTGGGGCTGCTTATTGGGTTAAATTGAGTTTAAAAGGGAAAGATGGTACTGTACAAGAAGTTGTTGGGGAACATCGTGAAGAACAATGGTGTAATCCTGAATGGAAAAag ATTGTATTGGATATCGATAGTAATTCAGCAAACGTTGAGTCAATCGAGTTTAGACATTGCGGTCAAGACACACAATTTTGGGCTGGACATTACGGAATGAAAATGGCTGGAGctgttgttaaattaattccAATTGATTAa
- the LOC111429058 gene encoding protein inturned, producing MSENHSLLPRIDNNRDEESSYDELSDNSSCESYYSDSESSIPEWESALDQSGYLLFIDCHPFTKQTSIEPKEDNFVKDKLRQSTRSKFLKLLRRRDSKRRSKRYRSQDTSQDSSSASKVTFQDYEHGEVKIVNVFLNHDARTAFGRRSTLIENLLGITVSPFPNSNRVMVAGLEKHDKIKIGDWLKTIENIEVNVNNINNVLEQFSNNETVLLHLQRVAAVEITNQSFLNNKQSKFVYNMLNFDEESVENLWNLPVGVLMINTNNLSESDSEFQDVVYAFPKPFKQNPLSQSRGLFITLNHLLNDITNSNPQITTFLYKNTLTHVVYQNYDRNVLLFMLPDRGASKREIKLIHADVIRNLEFTFGSIDRCFSNEENFKRLDHFFLLFFQRMLEFNERSNYCFENLLNGVAYMSLPNEVQMQIDDALTEMEASDYRDWNEEPLDCQRLFTILGSALYHNGYLLASHFMHDDLKDIHSYCRQQNFFNLLETESVRSLIHWREVFPTSTNRAQTKKLLDERCYILIIANNKDLLTVIMEAGGCTEPPEDNMGPDAFYVEEVEATLSHIQELGVQEFAERWLKKNTSSTLFGDGVSDERKSDYLFGKLKPNQKKTEVTSILKRRASDLGLSQTGSVFSLSQEDEFSEDSVSQDASYSERSELSDEPVVIGRRAVREKRTNFYDDNGDSDVDDYREGSQLSTGSYDLSELRQALLIETESTQPVYIGVGDPNVLYHYVQFDEIEGVLLMLPKMAGSNLFIDTIMDNFRCCCLRIRKLFQNTLRFKNMSTQDMAKSLMNKTLIAIKEHGILFEYIHEGLNTKKSYKTTYWVVGRLFYMPYQRELYVCYQDTIPQNLVDMAFKLGAN from the exons atgtcAGAAAATCATAGTTTATTACCGAGAATTGATAATAACAGAGACGAAGAGAGCTCCTATGATGAATTAAGCGATAATTCCAGTTGTGAATCTTATTATTCGGATTCAGAAAG ttCAATTCCTGAATGGGAATCAGCATTAGATCAATCAGGATACCTCCTATTCATCGATTGTCACCCATTTACAAAACAAACCTCAATAGAACCAAAAGAAGACAATTTCGTAAAAGATAAGCTTCGACAAAGTACCcgaagtaaatttttaaaactgttaAGACGCCGCGATAGTAAACGGCGCAGTAAACGATATCGAAGTCAAGATACCTCTCAAGATTCCAGCTCAGCGAGTAAAGTCACTTTTCAAGATTACGAACACGGCGaagtaaaaattgttaatgtttttttaaatcacgaTGCTCGAACGGCTTTTGGACGCCGATCCACTTTAATTGAGAATTTATTGGGGATTACAGTGAGTCCTTTCCCGAATAGTAACCGAGTTATGGTTGCGGGATTGGAGAAACatgacaaaattaaaattggggATTGGTTGAAAACAATCGAAAACATAGAGgttaatgtaaataatataaataacgtTTTGGAGCAATTTTCGAATAACGAAACCGTTTTGTTACATTTACAAAGAGTAGCGGCGGTTGAAATTACGAATCAATCGTTTTTGAATAACAAACAATCGAAATTTGTTTACAACATGTTGAATTTTGATGAAGAATCCGTTGAAAATTTATGGAATTTGCCAGTTGGGGTTTTGATGATAAACACGAACAACTTATCCGAATCTGATTCGGAATTTCAAGATGTTGTTTACGCCTTTCCGAAACCGTTTAAACAAAACCCGTTAAGTCAATCCAGGggattatttattacattgaATCATTTATTAAACGACATCACAAATTCAAATCCCCAAATAACGacgtttttatataaaaacactTTAACTCATGTTGTTTACCAAAATTACGATCGAAACGTTTTGTTGTTTATGTTGCCCGATCGTGGCGCGTCAAAAAGagagattaaattaattcacgCCGATGTTATAAGAAATCTTGAATTTACCTTTGGGTCAATTGATCGTTGTTTTTctaatgaagaaaattttaagcGGTTAGATCActttttcttgttgtttttcCAAAGGATGTTGGAATTTAACGAAAGAAGTAAttattgttttgaaaatttattaaatggtGTTGCTTATATGTCGTTACCAAATGAGGTGCAAATGCAAATCGATGATGCTCTCACAGAAATGGAGGCGAGTGATTACAGGGATTgg aaTGAAGAACCGTTGGATTGTCAACGCTTATTTACAATATTAGGGAGCGCTTTGTACCACAACGGTTATCTTTTAGCATCCCATTTCATGCACGACGATCTAAAAGACATCCATTCCTACTGCCgacaacaaaacttttttaacctCCTCGAAACCGAATCAGTAAGATCTTTAATACATTGGAGAGAAGTCTTTCCTACATCAACAAACCGCGctcaaacaaaaaaacttcTCGACGAACGTTGTTACATTCTCATTATCGCAAACAACAAAGATTTATTAACTGTTATAATGGAAGCGGGGGGTTGCACAGAACCGCCAGAGGACAACATGGGACCCGACGCGTTTTACGTTGAAGAAGTCGAAGCGACTTTATCGCATATTCAAGAATTGGGGGTACAAGAATTCGCTGAAAGGTggcttaaaaaaaatacgtcCTCCACGTTATTCGGCGACGGCGTATCTGACGAAAGAAAAAGCGATTACTTATTtggaaaattaaaaccaaaccaaaaaaaaaccgAGGTTACCTCAATTTTAAAAAGGCGCGCTTCCGACTTGGGCTTATCCCAAACGGGATCTGTGTTTTCCCTTTCACAGGAAGATGAATTTTCTGAGGATTCCGTTAGTCAAGATGCTTCTTATAGCGAACGAAGCGAATTGAGCGATGAACCGGTGGTTATAGGAAGACGAGCTGTGCGAGAAAAACGGACCAATTTTTACGATGATAACGGCGATTCAGACGTTGACGATTACAGAGAAGGGAGTCAATTAAGTACCGGAAGTTACGATCTATCCGAACTACGCCAAGCTTTACTCATTGAAACTGAAAGTACTCAACCGGTTTATATAGGTGTTGGAGATCCTAATGTTTTGTACCACTATGTACAATTCGATGAAATCGAAGGGGTTTTAttaatgttgccaaaaatgGCTGGTTCCAATCTATTTATTGATACTATTATGGataattttcgatgttgttgTTTGAGGATTAGGAAGTTGTTTCAAAATACTTTGAGATTTAAG AATATGTCAACTCAAGATATGGCTAAATCGTTAATGAATAAAACGTTAATTGCAATAAAAGAACATGGAATTCTGTTTGAATATATCCATGAAggtttaaatacaaaaaaatcctACAAAACTACTTATTGGGTTGTAGGAAGGCTATTTTACATGCCATATCAAAGGGAATTATACGTTTGTTATCAAGATACGATTCCACAAAATTTAGTCGACATGGCGTTTAAATTGGGTGCGAATTaa
- the LOC111429051 gene encoding deoxynucleoside kinase-like, with protein sequence MSYSKDMDRPYTVVVEGNIGSGKSTFLNHFQENPSISVLSEPVELWRNCGGTNLFALLYEDPKRWSFTFQSYVLLTMIRQHSLQTNTSIKVMERSIYSVRYCFVDNMQSEGIMPSLSVEVLDEYFNWVKNKPEAKVDLVIYLRTSPDVVYERMLQRNRDEEKTVSLEYLTKLHDVHEKWLYYKSAYSCPAPILIVDANLDKTSIVDEYIKSESVIMNKLSISS encoded by the exons ATGTCCTATTCAAAAGATATGGATCGTCCATACACCGTTGTAGTCGAAGGAAATATTGGAAGTGGAAAGTCgacttttttaaatcattttcaagaaaatcccAGTATAAGTGTTTTATCTGAACCAGTAGAATTGTGGAGAAATTGCGGAGGTACCAATTTATTC GCTTTATTATATGAAGATCCAAAACGTTGGTCATTTACATTCCAATCATATGTTCTTCTCACGATGATACGACAACATTCACTACAAACTAACACAAGTATTAAAGTAATGGAAAGATCAATATATAGTGTACGATACTGTTTTGTTGATAACATGCAAAGTGAAGGGATTATGCCGTCTCTTTCTGTTGAGGTACTtgatgaatattttaattggGTGAAAAATAAACCTGAAGCAAAAGTGGATTTGGTGATTTATCTCAGGACAAGCCCTGATGTTGTGTATGAAAGAATGTTGCAAAGAAATCGAGATGAAGAGAAGACGGTTTCTTTAGAATATTTGACAAAGTTACATGATGTTCATGAAAAATGGCTTTATTATAAGAGTGCATATAGTTGTCCAGCCCCTATTTTAATCGTAGATGCTAATTTAGATAAAACCAGTATTGTTGATGAGTACATTAAATCTGAAAGTGTTATAATGAATAAGTTGTCCATCTCTAGTTAA
- the LOC111429050 gene encoding homeobox protein extradenticle, producing MDDPSRMMGHTGGGLMAPQPYPMNPQGDAPTGGENEPRKQDIGEILQQIMNITDQSLDEAQARKHTLNCHRMKPALFSVLCEIKEKTVLSLRNTQEEEPPDPQLMRLDNMLIAEGVAGPEKGGGAAAAASGSAAAQAGQPDNAIEHSDYRAKLAQIRQIYHQELEKYEQACNEFTTHVMNLLREQSRTRPITPKEIERMVQIIHKKFSSIQMQLKQSTCEAVMILRSRFLDARRKRRNFSKQASEILNEYFYSHLSNPYPSEEAKEELARKCGITVSQVSNWFGNKRIRYKKNIGKAQEEANLYAAKKAAGASPYSGTPTPMMSPAPPQDSMGYSMGSAYDGSAYDASNCGYDPMHPQELSP from the coding sequence ATGGATGATCCGTCAAGGATGATGGGGCACACTGGAGGCGGCCTAATGGCCCCGCAACCCTACCCGATGAATCCCCAAGGCGATGCCCCCACCGGTGGCGAGAACGAGCCGCGCAAACAAGACATAGGTGAGATACTACAACAAATAATGAACATAACAGATCAGAGTTTAGATGAGGCCCAAGCACGCAAGCACACGCTCAACTGTCACCGTATGAAACCGGCTTTATTTTCCGTTTTGTGCGAGATCAAAGAGAAAACGGTTTTGTCTTTACGTAATACGCAGGAGGAAGAACCCCCGGATCCACAATTGATGCGATTGGATAATATGTTAATAGCAGAAGGTGTTGCGGGGCCGGAAAAGGGAGGGGGCGCCGCGGCAGCAGCCTCCGGTTCAGCAGCAGCTCAAGCCGGACAACCAGATAACGCAATCGAGCACTCAGATTATCGCGCGAAATTGGCCCAAATCCGACAGATTTATCACCAAGAACTTGAAAAATATGAACAAGCTTGTAACGAGTTCACCACTCACGTGATGAACCTTCTTAGAGAGCAGAGTCGCACAAGACCCATCACCCCAAAAGAAATCGAACGCATGGTGCAGATCATTCACAAAAAATTCTCTTCAATTCAGATGCAACTAAAGCAGTCAACGTGCGAAGCTGTCATGATTTTAAGATCGCGGTTTTTGGACGCGCGGCGAAAGCGGCGCAACTTCAGCAAACAAGCCTCTGAAATCCTGAACGAATACTTCTATTCACATCTATCAAATCCGTATCCGAGCGAAGAGGCCAAAGAAGAGTTGGCCCGTAAATGTGGCATTACCGTAAGTCAAGTTTCTAACTGGTTTGGCAACAAGCGAATCAGGTACAAAAAGAACATAGGGAAAGCTCAGGAAGAGGCTAATTTGTACGCCGCGAAGAAAGCTGCAGGCGCGTCACCATATAGTGGAACACCAACGCCGATGATGTCTCCAGCGCCTCCCCAAGACTCCATGGGGTATTCGATGGGTTCGGCTTATGATGGATCCGCTTATGACGCCAGTAATTGTGGTTATGACCCTATGCATCCCCAAGAATTATCAccataa